A portion of the Deinococcus peraridilitoris DSM 19664 genome contains these proteins:
- a CDS encoding SMI1/KNR4 family protein translates to MSDADWDQLFDEQHERPPGATPAQLEQLNVNLFRPFSTRELAEANIVTVMDAQHIAALKDDAPQLLATAQRSPAHSWVLPKRQLPITFLDLLRWSDGPIVAHKKLFLQFFTTSGINGIREMLLAYHFPKYLPGFVPFALDGCGNFAAFDMRGAPANGEYPIVAMSSGNLFEDDAVVVADNFVEFCYGSRSLESYLFD, encoded by the coding sequence ATGTCCGACGCAGACTGGGACCAGCTCTTCGACGAGCAGCACGAACGCCCACCTGGCGCGACGCCAGCTCAACTGGAACAGTTGAACGTTAACCTTTTTCGACCCTTTTCAACTCGCGAATTGGCTGAAGCCAACATCGTCACGGTAATGGACGCTCAACACATCGCCGCCCTCAAGGATGACGCCCCACAGCTTCTTGCCACTGCACAACGTTCTCCAGCTCATTCCTGGGTCCTTCCCAAACGGCAGCTTCCCATCACGTTCCTCGATCTGCTGCGCTGGTCCGACGGCCCAATCGTCGCTCACAAGAAACTCTTCCTGCAATTCTTCACGACCAGCGGCATCAACGGCATACGTGAGATGCTGCTCGCCTACCACTTCCCAAAGTACCTCCCGGGCTTCGTACCCTTTGCACTCGACGGGTGTGGCAACTTCGCTGCGTTCGACATGCGCGGCGCACCCGCAAACGGCGAGTACCCCATTGTGGCGATGTCGTCGGGGAATCTGTTCGAAGACGACGCCGTTGTCGTCGCGGACAACTTCGTTGAATTCTGTTATGGCTCCCGCTCGCTAGAAAGCTACCTGTTTGATTGA
- a CDS encoding SMI1/KNR4 family protein yields MPIVLPESVERQLTSDNYQRDNPSCVTAALNDLGVRPSTAFVEFYSRFTGAVGSDTVHFELLDLCENGEDNILHLTQAAREHIGLAHRFLMLAPYGDGGFLILDTESDQVFYVDAEGGTDDVANGVVEPEATSFHEFLASYFAGPVDTPSVA; encoded by the coding sequence ATGCCCATTGTGTTACCCGAGAGTGTGGAACGCCAGCTGACGAGTGATAACTACCAGCGAGACAACCCATCTTGCGTTACAGCGGCCCTGAACGACCTCGGCGTGCGTCCCTCAACGGCGTTTGTCGAGTTCTACTCACGGTTCACAGGAGCGGTTGGGAGTGACACGGTGCACTTCGAGCTGCTCGATCTATGCGAAAACGGCGAGGACAATATCCTGCATCTGACTCAGGCTGCGCGGGAACACATCGGTCTGGCACATCGTTTCCTGATGCTTGCTCCATACGGGGATGGTGGTTTTCTGATTCTTGATACGGAAAGCGATCAGGTGTTCTACGTGGACGCAGAAGGTGGTACTGACGACGTTGCGAATGGCGTCGTCGAACCCGAAGCAACATCATTCCATGAGTTTCTCGCTTCGTACTTCGCCGGCCCTGTCGATACCCCGTCCGTAGCCTGA